Proteins encoded in a region of the Geobacillus genomosp. 3 genome:
- the tatC gene encoding twin-arginine translocase subunit TatC: MNDKEMSVYEHLGELRKRLIIVLLFFAAALIASFFFVDDVIVYLQQTAEAKQLTMNAFRLTDPIKVYFQFAFVLAAVLSAPVLLYQIWAFVSPGLYEKERRVTLSYIPASIILFLAGVSFAYFVLFPFVVRFMNQLAERLGIQQMIGINEYFQFLLQLVLPFGIVFQLPIVVLFFTRLGLITPQLLVHIRKYAYLALLILAAAITPPDVLSQVIVMIPLTLLYEGSIWIAKIGYRKAQLAAEQESVDSRYGQQREDG, translated from the coding sequence ATGAATGACAAAGAAATGTCGGTGTATGAACACCTCGGAGAGCTGCGGAAACGGCTTATCATCGTGCTTCTCTTTTTCGCCGCGGCGCTCATTGCCAGTTTCTTCTTTGTCGATGACGTTATTGTGTATTTGCAGCAGACCGCCGAGGCAAAACAACTAACGATGAACGCTTTCCGTCTCACCGATCCGATTAAAGTATATTTTCAGTTTGCCTTTGTGCTCGCCGCTGTGCTGTCTGCTCCGGTGTTGCTGTACCAAATTTGGGCGTTTGTCAGCCCAGGGCTGTATGAAAAAGAGCGGCGGGTGACGCTCAGCTATATTCCGGCGTCGATCATTCTATTTTTAGCTGGGGTTAGTTTTGCGTATTTCGTCTTGTTTCCATTTGTCGTCCGGTTTATGAATCAGTTGGCGGAACGGCTCGGCATTCAACAGATGATCGGCATTAACGAATATTTCCAGTTTTTGCTCCAGCTCGTGTTGCCGTTTGGCATTGTGTTTCAGCTGCCGATTGTTGTGTTGTTTTTCACCCGTTTAGGATTGATTACGCCGCAACTTCTTGTTCACATCCGCAAGTATGCGTATTTGGCTCTGTTGATATTGGCGGCGGCCATTACACCGCCAGATGTGTTGTCGCAAGTGATCGTCATGATTCCACTGACGCTTTTGTATGAAGGAAGCATATGGATTGCAAAAATTGGCTATCGAAAGGCACAATTAGCGGCGGAGCAGGAAAGCGTTGATTCACGTTACGGACAACAGCGAGAGGACGGTTGA